The following proteins are co-located in the Maridesulfovibrio sp. genome:
- the hpnH gene encoding adenosyl-hopene transferase HpnH has protein sequence MAIPAIQVARLGKYILTQTLKGNKHYPLVLMLEPLFQCNLRCKGCGKVNQPPEILNKRLSVQECIDAVEECGAPIVSIPGGEPLLHPEIPTIVSELIKRKKFVYLCTNGILMPERIHEFKPSPYLTFNLHLDGPAEVHDKVVCKQGVFDSAVRTIKLLKSKGFRVNTNTTLFGGQTAEKAAEFFDFLMDLKVDGMTLSAAFSYEAAEDQDAFLTRPQSEKLFREIFTIGKNKNWDFSHSSFYLDFLAGNQPDYKCSPWGNPCRSVHGWQRPCYLLEDGFVSSYKELMEQTDWDKFGVGNDPRCANCMVHCGFEPTAVADSVRRPIKGAMLALKGVSVK, from the coding sequence TTGGCAATTCCTGCAATTCAAGTAGCTAGACTCGGTAAATACATTCTCACTCAGACCCTGAAGGGCAACAAGCATTACCCGCTGGTGCTGATGCTCGAACCTCTTTTTCAGTGCAACCTGCGTTGCAAGGGCTGCGGCAAGGTTAACCAGCCGCCGGAAATCCTTAACAAGCGCCTTTCCGTTCAGGAATGCATTGACGCTGTAGAAGAGTGCGGTGCTCCGATTGTTTCCATTCCAGGTGGTGAGCCTCTGCTGCACCCCGAGATTCCGACCATCGTCAGTGAACTGATCAAGCGCAAAAAATTTGTTTACCTCTGCACCAACGGCATTCTCATGCCTGAACGCATTCATGAGTTCAAACCCAGCCCGTACCTGACCTTCAACCTCCATCTGGACGGTCCTGCTGAAGTTCATGATAAGGTTGTCTGCAAGCAGGGTGTTTTTGATTCTGCGGTACGTACCATCAAGCTGCTCAAGTCCAAGGGGTTCAGGGTAAATACCAACACTACCCTTTTTGGCGGTCAAACTGCTGAAAAAGCTGCGGAATTCTTTGATTTCCTTATGGATCTCAAGGTAGACGGCATGACCCTTTCAGCTGCATTCAGCTATGAAGCTGCAGAAGATCAGGATGCTTTCCTGACCCGCCCGCAGAGTGAAAAGCTTTTCCGTGAAATTTTCACCATCGGTAAGAACAAGAACTGGGATTTCAGCCACAGCAGCTTTTATCTCGATTTCCTCGCCGGAAACCAGCCGGATTACAAATGCTCCCCTTGGGGTAACCCCTGCCGTTCCGTACACGGATGGCAGCGTCCCTGTTACCTGCTTGAAGACGGCTTTGTCTCTTCCTACAAGGAACTCATGGAGCAGACCGATTGGGATAAATTCGGCGTCGGTAACGATCCCCGTTGCGCAAACTGCATGGTTCACTGCGGCTTCGAACCCACAGCGGTTGCAGATTCCGTAAGGCGTCCCATCAAAGGCGCTATGCTTGCTCTGAAAGGCGTAAGTGTAAAATAG
- a CDS encoding phosphorylase, translating to MKSKRIAIVAAMEQEAQAVCPAPQHERIGKFPLLSGTTKSKVSYHCIVSGIGITRAAEAAELLCAEKPDLILSIGVSGGLAAGLETGTLVTATSIHSDIAEFDSWFEGNGDSRLRSELIPSCREIQCGKLITAKEAVLTPQDKLFMHERTGALAVDMESIAVAQAAKNTGIPFGCIRAISDDSKRGIPQESLAGVDESGKTQLGPILKAIMKRPSLIFELIPMGRDYSKALKALEQILK from the coding sequence ATGAAATCAAAAAGAATCGCAATAGTCGCGGCCATGGAACAGGAAGCTCAAGCTGTTTGCCCTGCGCCGCAACACGAAAGAATAGGTAAATTCCCGCTTCTCTCAGGAACCACTAAAAGCAAAGTGAGCTATCATTGCATTGTTTCCGGGATAGGCATTACGCGCGCAGCCGAAGCAGCTGAGCTCCTTTGTGCTGAAAAGCCGGACTTGATCCTGAGTATAGGAGTTTCCGGCGGGCTGGCAGCCGGACTCGAGACCGGAACACTTGTAACGGCAACGAGCATCCATTCAGATATTGCGGAATTTGATTCATGGTTTGAAGGAAATGGCGACTCAAGGCTGCGCAGTGAGTTAATTCCCAGTTGTAGGGAGATTCAATGCGGAAAGCTGATTACAGCCAAGGAAGCAGTGCTCACCCCGCAGGATAAACTATTCATGCACGAACGCACCGGGGCACTGGCGGTAGACATGGAATCAATAGCCGTGGCGCAGGCAGCCAAAAATACAGGAATTCCCTTCGGATGTATCCGGGCTATCAGCGATGATTCAAAACGGGGCATCCCGCAGGAGTCGCTGGCCGGTGTTGATGAATCCGGCAAAACGCAACTTGGCCCTATTTTAAAAGCGATCATGAAAAGGCCCAGCCTTATTTTTGAGCTGATCCCAATGGGACGGGATTATTCAAAGGCTTTGAAAGCCCTTGAGCAAATTTTGAAATAA
- a CDS encoding methyl-accepting chemotaxis protein, which translates to MMYKIMLPVGALLLLTLGSMEYFAMQSSSKAIEKVAKKEISALAGEYSGRILNFMTHAQGQAQGLASTFAQFRRENIELSRQDAISMLVGLIKGDDNFIGGSNGWEPNAFDGRDAEYANTDLHDKTGRLIPYAFRAGGDIKVVPLAEYFVPGDGDYYLKPIERRRPYITPPYPYDVDGKSLMLTTIGAPIMLDGRPLGVVCVDMPITNISELVSKIRPYGTGYAWLMMPNGDFIYHPNKDRIGKNIFDTAKFEDEAGLKRALEDGEPFYEVRVATANSKRSMVQYIPIEFKDSGQRWYLAVSAPMDKILADAHTLTFDLLTMGGIALVLVMIAIFFVARSISKPIGIITAGAMEVANGNFNVRLDDAIFGGELKDLHSAMREMLTGLVENISKAEKMAEEAKDQTEKAQVALKEADEARAEAENAKREGMLHAAEQLAGIVSQVASASQELTAQIEESSRGSETQRERTAESATAMEQMNASVMEVARNAAEAADSADNARTEAENGGTIVNDVVERINRVQGMTVEMEKGLGMLGEQADGIGKIMNVITDIADQTNLLALNAAIEAARAGEAGRGFAVVADEVRKLAEKTMDATKEVGGYISAIQSGTRENINGMTKAAAEVSASTESANKAGEALKGIVEIVEETAGQVRSIATASEEQSAASEQINRSIEEVNLIANDNAQAMRESSTAVEELMHLGEQLTELIEELRRA; encoded by the coding sequence ATGATGTACAAGATCATGCTGCCGGTCGGAGCTTTATTGCTGCTGACTTTGGGTAGTATGGAATATTTTGCAATGCAAAGTAGCTCTAAAGCTATTGAAAAAGTTGCAAAAAAAGAGATTTCTGCCCTTGCTGGAGAATATAGCGGACGTATTCTCAATTTTATGACTCATGCGCAAGGACAGGCTCAGGGGCTGGCGAGCACATTTGCTCAGTTCAGACGTGAAAATATTGAACTGAGCAGGCAAGATGCCATCTCAATGCTTGTCGGTCTTATCAAGGGTGATGATAATTTTATCGGCGGCAGTAACGGTTGGGAACCTAATGCATTTGATGGCCGCGATGCTGAATATGCGAATACAGATTTGCATGACAAAACCGGCCGTCTCATTCCGTATGCTTTCCGGGCTGGCGGGGATATCAAGGTTGTACCTCTTGCCGAGTATTTTGTACCCGGTGACGGTGATTACTACCTGAAGCCTATTGAAAGGCGCAGGCCGTATATTACTCCACCTTATCCTTACGATGTTGACGGTAAGAGTCTTATGCTGACCACTATCGGTGCGCCGATCATGCTTGATGGACGTCCTCTCGGTGTTGTCTGCGTGGATATGCCAATCACCAACATCAGCGAGCTTGTTTCGAAGATTCGTCCTTACGGTACCGGGTATGCATGGTTGATGATGCCGAACGGCGACTTTATCTATCATCCTAATAAAGACCGTATAGGCAAGAATATCTTTGATACTGCCAAGTTTGAAGATGAAGCAGGTCTCAAGCGGGCTTTGGAAGACGGTGAGCCTTTCTACGAGGTTCGTGTGGCCACTGCAAACAGTAAACGGTCAATGGTTCAGTATATTCCAATTGAATTCAAGGATAGCGGACAGCGTTGGTATCTTGCTGTCAGTGCTCCAATGGATAAAATTTTAGCTGATGCACACACTCTTACCTTTGACCTGCTGACCATGGGCGGAATTGCTCTTGTTCTGGTCATGATTGCGATCTTTTTTGTTGCCCGTTCCATCTCCAAGCCTATCGGAATTATCACCGCTGGGGCTATGGAAGTTGCTAATGGTAATTTTAATGTCCGTCTTGACGATGCTATTTTCGGTGGAGAACTCAAAGACCTGCATTCAGCTATGCGTGAGATGCTGACCGGGCTTGTTGAGAATATTTCCAAGGCTGAAAAGATGGCTGAAGAAGCCAAGGATCAGACTGAGAAAGCTCAGGTTGCTCTTAAGGAAGCTGACGAAGCCCGTGCGGAAGCAGAAAACGCCAAGCGCGAAGGTATGCTTCACGCTGCTGAGCAGTTGGCAGGTATAGTTTCACAGGTAGCCAGTGCAAGCCAGGAACTCACCGCTCAGATTGAAGAATCAAGCCGAGGTTCTGAAACACAGCGTGAACGCACCGCTGAGTCTGCCACTGCCATGGAACAGATGAATGCAAGCGTCATGGAAGTTGCTCGTAACGCTGCTGAAGCTGCGGACTCTGCAGATAATGCTCGTACTGAGGCAGAAAATGGCGGAACTATCGTTAATGACGTGGTAGAGCGGATCAACCGTGTTCAGGGTATGACCGTTGAAATGGAAAAAGGTCTGGGCATGCTCGGAGAGCAGGCAGATGGAATCGGCAAGATCATGAATGTGATCACTGATATCGCTGATCAGACCAACCTGCTGGCATTGAACGCAGCAATTGAAGCCGCCCGTGCCGGTGAAGCCGGAAGGGGATTTGCGGTTGTTGCTGATGAAGTTCGCAAGCTGGCTGAAAAGACAATGGATGCCACCAAGGAAGTCGGAGGCTACATCTCTGCTATCCAGAGCGGTACCCGTGAGAATATTAACGGCATGACCAAAGCTGCGGCTGAAGTCTCTGCCAGCACCGAGTCTGCTAACAAGGCCGGTGAGGCTCTCAAGGGTATTGTTGAGATTGTCGAGGAGACTGCAGGGCAGGTACGCAGTATTGCTACTGCCTCTGAAGAGCAGTCAGCTGCAAGTGAGCAGATCAACAGAAGCATTGAAGAGGTAAACCTCATTGCCAACGACAATGCTCAGGCCATGCGCGAGTCATCCACTGCTGTGGAAGAACTCATGCATCTCGGCGAGCAGCTTACTGAACTTATCGAAGAGTTGCGCAGAGCTTAG
- a CDS encoding acyltransferase family protein — translation MNQRMFFLDNLRAITIFGVVILHVSLCYMKFAPQWWFVVDPQQSMFFTYAVMLIDVPIMAIMFFLAGYFALPSLQKHGMSGFWAGKFKRIIIPWVLGVLFLAPPAMYMILLSRGKAPSFWEFWAGPFWTTMYSQSVFWFLGLLALFYLILSCCYNYFPSLQNPPRMSRNPSPLLSVFFIAISSGIFLGMNQFFPVDTWITDYYVIVFQPLRLFVYLLYFWLGILAWKRNWFTRQGYTPRLLPWSIVCLVSAVVYLTFKGMMHARGTELSIQLGNALSFNIFAYSTLMAGVALFKAFVNSSNDFCKSFSACSYGLYLFHSLAVYYGAYYLLGMDASPFIKAPLLLIGSTVVCWVLTVALKKVKGVSSVL, via the coding sequence ATGAATCAGCGAATGTTCTTCCTCGATAATCTGCGCGCCATAACAATTTTTGGGGTTGTAATACTTCATGTTTCTCTTTGTTATATGAAATTTGCGCCGCAGTGGTGGTTTGTTGTTGATCCGCAGCAGAGTATGTTTTTCACTTATGCTGTAATGCTTATTGATGTGCCCATCATGGCGATAATGTTTTTTCTGGCCGGATATTTTGCACTTCCTTCGTTGCAGAAGCACGGGATGTCCGGATTCTGGGCCGGTAAATTTAAGCGTATAATTATTCCTTGGGTGCTGGGGGTATTGTTTCTCGCCCCTCCGGCCATGTATATGATCCTGCTTTCAAGGGGCAAGGCTCCTTCTTTTTGGGAATTCTGGGCCGGGCCTTTCTGGACGACCATGTACAGCCAGTCTGTATTCTGGTTTCTTGGATTGCTGGCGCTCTTTTATTTGATTCTCAGTTGTTGCTATAATTATTTCCCCAGCCTGCAAAATCCTCCGCGGATGAGCCGTAATCCATCGCCTTTGCTTTCAGTTTTTTTCATAGCGATTTCCAGCGGCATTTTTCTGGGTATGAACCAGTTCTTCCCGGTTGATACGTGGATTACCGATTATTATGTGATCGTTTTCCAGCCCTTGCGCCTGTTTGTTTACCTGCTGTATTTTTGGCTTGGTATCCTTGCTTGGAAGCGCAATTGGTTTACCCGCCAGGGATATACTCCAAGGTTACTGCCGTGGTCGATAGTATGTCTTGTCTCGGCAGTAGTTTATCTTACCTTTAAGGGAATGATGCATGCTAGAGGAACTGAATTGTCCATCCAATTAGGCAATGCGCTCAGTTTTAATATCTTTGCTTACAGTACCCTCATGGCCGGAGTGGCCTTGTTCAAGGCTTTCGTGAACAGCTCCAATGATTTTTGTAAATCGTTTTCAGCCTGTTCTTATGGGCTTTATCTCTTTCATTCACTGGCAGTCTACTACGGAGCCTACTATCTGCTCGGTATGGATGCCTCTCCGTTTATCAAAGCCCCCCTCCTGCTGATAGGATCAACAGTAGTTTGCTGGGTGCTGACAGTTGCTTTGAAGAAGGTGAAGGGAGTTTCTTCGGTTTTGTAG
- a CDS encoding AAA family ATPase, which translates to MTSILKDKELPLEKLRWTLDPEELPFNTTADLDHEDVIIGQCRGVEAFRFGMGMGLKGYNIFVTGPANTGKQATVKKMLTELSKTDKSPDDILYVNNFKATESPILIRMSAGEGAVFKKDIHDFLEGIKREVPQLFESQEYMARKNEIIEMHEKQTREFFQGIEDKVKDSGLVIVNMQMGHYQRPDVVPLVDGEPIRMIQLEEKVEKGRFPRDEFERLKEKQKELKEEIDNILAQVRKLQKEVKKKSEDVDKLMFMTLAQDLIAPLRDKYADEKVLKYFDAMLENMSDELDSLRMIGKKPQAGEGGMMFMPPPSEAILHPYKVNLLVDNSEQSSPPVIFESYPTYRNLFGSIERVMDRHGGWRTDFTKIKAGSFIKANGGYLVFNLMDAIVEPGVWPTLKRSLKTEKIEIQTFDPYYFISSTGLKPEPIAMDVKVVVLGEPYLYQLLRHYDPDVPKIFKVRADFETSMDRDTDAINSVSNFISRMVEKDNLMPFDRSGVAAIIEQAVRMSGRQEKITTAFPLLADLLGEASYYAGRNGSTAVGAKHVIQALEAHRKRSNQSEERLQEMIDRGSIYVDTDGAVTGQVNGLAVYSMGDYSFGKPSRITAVTAMGKGGIINIEREADMSGPTHNKGIFILSGFLRRQFAQDKPLSLTASIAFEQSYGGIDGDSASSTELYALLSSLADVPIRQDIAVTGSVNQKGEVQPIGGVNQKVEGFYLCCKHAGLTGNQGVMIPEPNVKDLMLRTEVVEAVREGKFHIWSVENIEQGIEILTGVAAGEKDAEGNYPEESIYGKVNARLIDLAEGLKNFGASDDEKDEKKKESGGSCGCGK; encoded by the coding sequence ATGACCAGCATTCTGAAAGACAAAGAACTGCCGCTTGAAAAACTGAGGTGGACCCTTGACCCGGAAGAACTCCCCTTCAACACTACTGCTGACCTTGACCATGAAGATGTAATCATCGGCCAGTGCCGGGGTGTTGAGGCCTTCCGTTTTGGCATGGGGATGGGCCTCAAGGGATACAATATTTTCGTTACCGGACCTGCCAATACAGGTAAGCAGGCCACTGTAAAAAAGATGCTCACTGAGCTTTCCAAAACGGATAAAAGCCCGGATGACATCCTTTACGTCAATAACTTCAAGGCGACTGAATCGCCAATCCTGATCCGCATGTCCGCCGGAGAAGGCGCGGTCTTCAAAAAGGACATCCATGATTTTCTGGAAGGCATCAAACGCGAAGTTCCGCAGCTTTTTGAAAGTCAGGAATATATGGCCCGCAAGAATGAAATCATTGAAATGCACGAAAAGCAAACCCGTGAATTCTTCCAAGGTATTGAAGATAAAGTTAAGGATTCCGGTCTGGTTATCGTCAACATGCAGATGGGTCACTACCAACGCCCTGATGTTGTTCCGCTGGTTGACGGCGAACCGATTCGCATGATCCAGCTGGAAGAAAAAGTCGAGAAAGGACGTTTCCCCCGCGATGAATTTGAAAGGCTCAAGGAAAAACAAAAAGAGCTCAAAGAAGAGATTGATAACATTCTGGCACAGGTCCGCAAACTTCAGAAAGAAGTAAAGAAAAAAAGCGAAGATGTGGACAAGCTGATGTTCATGACTCTCGCACAGGACCTGATCGCCCCCCTGCGTGATAAATACGCTGATGAGAAAGTACTCAAGTACTTTGACGCCATGCTCGAAAACATGAGCGATGAACTTGATTCCCTGCGTATGATCGGCAAAAAGCCGCAGGCCGGCGAAGGCGGCATGATGTTCATGCCCCCGCCATCCGAGGCCATTCTTCATCCCTATAAGGTTAACCTGCTGGTGGACAACAGCGAGCAGAGCAGCCCTCCGGTAATATTCGAAAGCTACCCTACTTACCGCAACCTGTTCGGCTCCATTGAAAGGGTCATGGACAGACACGGAGGCTGGCGTACAGATTTCACCAAGATCAAGGCCGGTTCTTTCATCAAGGCCAACGGCGGCTATCTGGTCTTCAACCTCATGGATGCCATTGTTGAGCCGGGAGTCTGGCCGACTCTTAAACGCTCTCTCAAGACCGAAAAGATCGAAATCCAGACCTTTGACCCCTATTACTTCATATCCTCCACCGGCCTGAAGCCGGAACCGATTGCTATGGATGTAAAAGTTGTCGTTCTGGGCGAGCCTTATCTTTACCAGCTGCTGCGCCATTACGATCCTGATGTGCCAAAGATTTTCAAGGTCCGCGCCGACTTTGAAACTTCCATGGACCGTGACACGGACGCCATCAACTCAGTATCCAATTTCATCAGCCGCATGGTGGAGAAGGACAACCTGATGCCCTTTGACCGTTCAGGTGTAGCTGCCATCATAGAACAGGCTGTGCGTATGTCCGGCAGACAGGAAAAAATAACCACAGCCTTCCCGCTGCTGGCCGATTTACTTGGCGAAGCAAGTTATTATGCCGGACGCAACGGTTCCACTGCAGTGGGAGCAAAACATGTAATTCAGGCCCTTGAAGCCCACCGTAAACGCTCAAACCAGAGCGAAGAACGGCTACAGGAAATGATCGACCGCGGCAGCATCTACGTCGATACCGACGGTGCTGTGACCGGACAGGTCAACGGTCTGGCTGTTTATTCCATGGGTGATTACTCTTTCGGTAAGCCCTCGCGCATTACCGCAGTAACCGCCATGGGCAAGGGCGGCATCATCAACATTGAACGCGAAGCCGATATGTCCGGCCCGACCCATAACAAAGGGATATTCATCCTTTCCGGCTTCCTGCGCCGCCAGTTCGCACAGGATAAGCCGCTTTCGTTGACCGCGAGTATTGCCTTCGAACAGTCCTATGGTGGTATTGACGGAGACTCGGCATCATCAACTGAACTCTATGCCCTGCTGTCCTCCCTTGCTGATGTGCCCATCCGTCAGGACATTGCCGTAACCGGATCAGTGAACCAGAAAGGTGAAGTCCAGCCTATCGGCGGCGTAAACCAGAAAGTCGAAGGATTCTACCTCTGCTGTAAGCATGCCGGACTGACCGGAAATCAGGGAGTCATGATCCCCGAACCAAACGTCAAGGACCTCATGCTGCGCACAGAAGTTGTGGAAGCTGTCCGCGAAGGCAAGTTTCACATATGGTCGGTGGAAAACATTGAACAGGGAATTGAAATTCTTACCGGAGTAGCTGCTGGCGAAAAGGACGCTGAAGGCAATTATCCTGAAGAATCAATATATGGAAAGGTGAATGCACGTCTCATCGATCTGGCAGAAGGACTTAAGAACTTCGGAGCCAGCGATGATGAAAAGGATGAGAAGAAAAAGGAAAGCGGCGGATCTTGCGGCTGCGGTAAGTAG
- a CDS encoding Hsp20/alpha crystallin family protein, which yields MPNLTSWGSRELERLKTDMDRLFNSLCHDYGIPSVCGIIDCTPKTSMREEGEALEVSTTMPGFQAEDLEVKVTETSMTISGEKKVTFEGGRQTSHFKKTLPLPCRVDPDNVSATFKDGVLKIVLNKCIIKPQKVISITSE from the coding sequence ATGCCAAACCTTACTTCGTGGGGAAGCCGAGAACTCGAAAGATTGAAGACAGATATGGACAGGCTTTTCAACAGCCTTTGCCACGATTACGGCATCCCTTCCGTTTGCGGAATCATCGATTGCACACCAAAAACCAGTATGAGGGAGGAAGGTGAAGCTCTTGAAGTGAGTACCACCATGCCCGGATTTCAAGCCGAAGACCTTGAAGTAAAAGTCACTGAAACATCCATGACCATCTCCGGGGAAAAGAAGGTGACCTTTGAGGGAGGACGCCAAACCAGCCATTTCAAAAAAACACTCCCCCTGCCCTGCCGGGTGGACCCTGACAATGTCAGTGCTACATTTAAAGACGGAGTACTTAAAATAGTGCTCAACAAATGCATAATCAAACCTCAAAAAGTTATTTCCATAACATCTGAGTAG
- a CDS encoding amino acid ABC transporter substrate-binding protein produces the protein MKRVLVLMVAMMLAFATTAMASDGSLEKVQKAGKLVIGLDDTFAPMGFRQDDGTLVGFDVDAAEEVGKRLGIKIEWQPTAWSGVIHSLNAKKFDCIWNGMTITPEREKAVSFSKPYIMDGQIAVIAMGNKSIKAHKDLGGKVVGVQKGSPALEAAKSLKPAAKEIREYDTNVKALLDLESGRLDGVVVDNIAGRYSMAQRPGKYVALPGYITSEAFGIAFRQGEDSLREAVQKTIDAMIADGTMGKISRKWFGEDVTNPAKW, from the coding sequence ATGAAAAGGGTATTAGTTCTCATGGTTGCAATGATGCTGGCATTCGCAACCACCGCAATGGCTAGTGACGGTTCTCTCGAAAAAGTACAGAAAGCAGGCAAGCTTGTAATCGGTCTTGATGACACTTTTGCACCCATGGGCTTCCGTCAGGACGATGGAACTCTGGTTGGTTTTGACGTTGACGCAGCTGAAGAAGTCGGCAAGCGCCTCGGTATCAAGATTGAATGGCAGCCCACTGCATGGTCCGGCGTTATCCACTCCCTGAATGCAAAGAAATTTGACTGCATCTGGAACGGCATGACCATCACCCCCGAGCGTGAAAAAGCTGTTTCTTTTTCCAAACCTTACATCATGGACGGTCAGATCGCTGTTATCGCCATGGGCAACAAGTCCATCAAGGCTCACAAAGACCTCGGCGGCAAAGTTGTCGGCGTACAGAAAGGTTCTCCCGCTCTTGAGGCTGCTAAGTCCCTCAAGCCCGCAGCTAAGGAAATCCGCGAGTACGACACCAACGTTAAAGCTCTGCTTGACCTTGAATCCGGTCGTCTTGACGGCGTAGTTGTTGACAACATTGCCGGTCGTTACTCCATGGCTCAGCGTCCCGGTAAATACGTTGCGCTTCCCGGTTACATCACCAGTGAAGCTTTCGGTATTGCCTTCCGTCAGGGCGAAGATTCCCTGCGTGAAGCAGTACAGAAAACCATCGATGCTATGATCGCAGACGGAACAATGGGTAAAATATCCCGCAAGTGGTTCGGTGAAGATGTCACCAACCCCGCTAAATGGTAA
- a CDS encoding ABC transporter permease subunit (The N-terminal region of this protein, as described by TIGR01726, is a three transmembrane segment that identifies a subfamily of ABC transporter permease subunits, which specificities that include histidine, arginine, glutamine, glutamate, L-cystine (sic), the opines (in Agrobacterium) octopine and nopaline, etc.) has protein sequence MIYSNKKLGKSGAFASLFLLFALLIFPAVSSAAVDADALLKQARDALTVGQIDQAQTLFKQVPAPGPEGDDGQFVYSRMQLARISYSMKDSGKARKFAEQVVAVYPDNVEAKNFLTSLDRETKPEWQKTLEDCKRFMPNLIKGATMTLVLVFFTMIVSPIGGLFIALGKISRMQPFMAISWFIIWFFRGTPLLLQLFFIYYGLPAIGITLSPLAAALIGLGINYSAYLAEIIRAGIESIDDGQTEAAKALGMTYGQTMRRVIIPQTYKRIIPPIANEFIALIKDTALVSTIAMVELMRAADQMFNAYFNVTVLVMAAVIYLIFTSVFTFFFEKIEYKVGVYERR, from the coding sequence ATGATTTATTCAAATAAAAAACTCGGAAAGAGCGGGGCGTTTGCCTCGCTCTTTCTGCTGTTTGCACTTCTGATTTTTCCGGCTGTATCTTCAGCCGCAGTTGACGCTGACGCACTGCTCAAGCAGGCTCGTGATGCTCTGACCGTAGGTCAGATTGATCAGGCCCAGACTCTGTTCAAGCAGGTTCCCGCTCCCGGTCCCGAAGGGGATGACGGGCAGTTTGTTTATTCCCGCATGCAGCTGGCGCGTATCAGTTATTCCATGAAAGATTCGGGCAAGGCCCGTAAATTTGCCGAACAGGTCGTTGCCGTCTATCCGGACAACGTTGAAGCGAAAAATTTTCTGACCTCTCTTGATCGTGAGACCAAGCCTGAATGGCAGAAGACCCTTGAGGACTGTAAGCGATTCATGCCCAATCTGATCAAGGGTGCGACAATGACCCTGGTGCTGGTCTTCTTTACCATGATAGTTTCTCCCATCGGCGGCCTTTTCATCGCCCTTGGTAAGATCAGCCGCATGCAGCCGTTTATGGCTATCAGTTGGTTCATTATCTGGTTTTTCCGCGGCACACCGCTTCTTCTGCAGCTCTTTTTTATCTATTACGGTCTGCCTGCAATCGGCATTACCCTTTCTCCGCTGGCTGCGGCACTTATCGGTCTGGGTATTAACTATTCCGCATATCTCGCTGAGATTATCAGGGCCGGTATCGAATCCATTGATGACGGTCAGACTGAAGCTGCAAAAGCTCTGGGCATGACTTACGGCCAGACCATGCGCCGGGTTATTATTCCGCAGACATACAAGCGGATCATCCCCCCCATTGCCAACGAATTCATCGCATTGATCAAGGATACCGCGCTGGTATCCACCATCGCCATGGTTGAACTCATGCGCGCTGCGGACCAGATGTTCAATGCTTATTTTAACGTGACCGTGCTGGTAATGGCAGCTGTCATCTACCTTATTTTTACCTCCGTGTTCACCTTCTTCTTCGAGAAGATCGAATACAAGGTCGGGGTATACGAGAGGCGCTAA
- a CDS encoding amino acid ABC transporter ATP-binding protein: METILELKKIVKKFGSLTAVNHIDLKINRGEKVVIVGPSGSGKSTLLRTMNFLETIDSGEIQFEGKPCGYIYKDGNPVLDSQKNLCALRSEIGMVFQQFNLFPHMTVLQNVMEGQVTVLGKSKDEAREIALQMLDKVGLSDRATVYPVTLSGGQKQRVAIARALAMKPKMMLFDEPTSALDPELVGEVFDTIRSLADDGMTMVIVTHNMGFAREVADTVIFMETGDFIAKGTPSEFFSAETQHPRIKEFMDKLL, translated from the coding sequence ATGGAAACAATTTTAGAACTCAAGAAAATCGTCAAGAAATTCGGCAGTCTTACTGCGGTTAACCATATCGACCTCAAGATTAACCGAGGCGAGAAGGTGGTTATCGTCGGTCCCAGCGGGTCCGGTAAGTCTACTTTGCTTCGGACCATGAATTTCCTCGAAACCATTGATTCCGGGGAAATCCAGTTTGAAGGCAAGCCTTGCGGTTACATCTATAAAGACGGTAATCCGGTACTGGATTCCCAGAAGAATCTATGCGCCCTGCGCTCTGAGATAGGTATGGTTTTTCAGCAGTTTAACCTTTTCCCGCACATGACCGTTCTCCAGAACGTTATGGAAGGGCAGGTGACTGTACTTGGCAAGTCCAAGGATGAAGCCCGTGAAATCGCTTTGCAGATGCTGGATAAGGTTGGTCTGTCCGACCGTGCTACCGTCTATCCGGTAACCCTCTCCGGCGGTCAGAAGCAGCGTGTGGCAATCGCCCGTGCGCTGGCCATGAAGCCCAAGATGATGCTTTTTGATGAGCCTACTTCCGCTCTGGACCCGGAACTGGTCGGCGAGGTCTTTGATACAATCCGTTCACTGGCAGATGACGGTATGACTATGGTTATCGTAACCCACAATATGGGATTCGCCCGTGAGGTTGCCGATACCGTAATTTTCATGGAGACCGGAGATTTTATTGCCAAGGGAACCCCGTCAGAATTTTTTTCCGCCGAGACTCAGCATCCGCGTATCAAGGAGTTTATGGATAAACTGCTGTAA